The following are from one region of the Bremerella sp. JC817 genome:
- a CDS encoding methyltransferase has product GQTGFEMVYGQPIFPYLAENPEPARVFDAAMTSIHGRETDAILDAYDLSGVDTLADIGGGNGTMLLGALRRYPSLKGLLFDLPGVVDRARPAIEAAGQAGRCEAIGGDFFRSIPPGVDA; this is encoded by the coding sequence GGGCAGACCGGCTTCGAGATGGTCTACGGCCAGCCGATCTTCCCCTACCTGGCCGAGAATCCGGAACCCGCCCGGGTCTTCGACGCCGCCATGACGAGCATCCACGGTCGCGAGACCGATGCGATCCTCGACGCCTATGACCTCTCCGGGGTCGACACCCTTGCCGACATCGGCGGCGGCAACGGCACCATGCTCCTGGGCGCCCTTCGACGGTACCCTTCCCTGAAGGGCCTGCTCTTCGACCTCCCCGGGGTCGTCGACCGGGCCCGCCCCGCCATCGAGGCCGCCGGGCAGGCTGGCCGTTGCGAGGCGATCGGCGGCGACTTCTTCCGATCCATCCCCCCGGGGGTCGATGCCTA